One Osmerus eperlanus chromosome 16, fOsmEpe2.1, whole genome shotgun sequence DNA segment encodes these proteins:
- the LOC134036708 gene encoding BTB/POZ domain-containing protein KCTD1 isoform X2 has product MFQDNRSSMSRPMITRSPASPMSNQGIPAPAQLTKSNAPVHIDVGGHMYTSSLATLTKYPESRIGRLFDGTEPIVLDSLKQHYFIDRDGHMFRYILNFLRTSKLLIPDDFKDYSLLYEEARYFQLQPMLSELERWRLDREQGRVSRPCECLVVRVAPDLGERITLSGDKALIEDVFPEIGDVMCNSVNAGWNHDSTHVIRFPLNGYCHLNSVQVLERLQQRGFEIVGSCGGGVDSSQFSEYVLRRELRRTPQRGGPNSNRIKQEQLD; this is encoded by the exons ATGTTTCAG GATAACCGCTCCAGTATGTCCAGACCCATGATCACCAGATCGCCAGCGTCTCCCATGAGTAACCAGGGCATCCCAGCCCCCGCCCAGCTAACCAAGTCCAACGCCCCCGTGCACATTGATGTGGGAGGACACATGTACACCAGCAGCCTGGCAACACTAACAAAGTACCCAGAGTCCAG AATCGGACGTCTCTTTGATGGTACAGAGCCCATAGTCCTGGACAGCCTGAAGCAGCACTACTTCATAGACAGGGATGGACACATGTTCCGCTACATCCTCAACTTCCTCAGGACGTCCAAGCTCCTCATCCCAGATGACTTCAAA GACTACAGCCTGTTGTACGAGGAGGCGCGCTACTTCCAGCTGCAGCCCATGCTGAGCGAGCTGGAGCGCTGGCGCTTGGACCGGGAGCAGGGCCGGGTGTCGCGGCCCTGCGAGTGCCTGGTGGTGCGCGTGGCGCCCGACCTGGGCGAGAGGATCACGCTGAGCGGCGACAAGGCCCTCATCGAGGACGTCTTCCCCGAGATCGGCGACGTCATGTGCAACTCGGTCAACGCTGGCTGGAACCACGATTCCACGCACGTCATTCGCTTTCCCCTCAACGGCTACTGCCATCTTAACTCCGTCCAG GTGTTGGAGCGCCTGCAGCAGCGTGGGTTTGAGATCGTGGGCTCCTGTGGTGGGGGCGTGGACTCGTCCCAGTTCAGCGAGTACGTCCTGAGGAGGGAACTGAGAAGGACGCCCCAGAGAGGAGGGCCCAACTCAAACAGAATAAAACAGGAGCAGCTGGACTAG
- the LOC134036708 gene encoding BTB/POZ domain-containing protein KCTD1 isoform X1, protein MDETDIMDLTHQKTRKRPRPISSVDLSVHASLKRIPLRTGECRDPAFMFTVRGDNIPAASLKQNDHSVSTSPTTVMPAQDNRSSMSRPMITRSPASPMSNQGIPAPAQLTKSNAPVHIDVGGHMYTSSLATLTKYPESRIGRLFDGTEPIVLDSLKQHYFIDRDGHMFRYILNFLRTSKLLIPDDFKDYSLLYEEARYFQLQPMLSELERWRLDREQGRVSRPCECLVVRVAPDLGERITLSGDKALIEDVFPEIGDVMCNSVNAGWNHDSTHVIRFPLNGYCHLNSVQVLERLQQRGFEIVGSCGGGVDSSQFSEYVLRRELRRTPQRGGPNSNRIKQEQLD, encoded by the exons ATGGACGAAACGGATATCATGGACTTAACGCATCAGAAAACGAGAAAACGACCGCGTCCAATCAGTTCTGTGGATTTGTCCGTACACGCGTCCTTAAAACGAATCCCGTTAAGAACCGGGGAATGCAGGGACCCAGCGTTCATGTTCACAGTCAGAGGCGACAACATACCTGCAGCATCTTTAAAGCAGAATGATCATTCTGTGTCTACTTCGCCAACTACAGTAATGCCCGCACAG GATAACCGCTCCAGTATGTCCAGACCCATGATCACCAGATCGCCAGCGTCTCCCATGAGTAACCAGGGCATCCCAGCCCCCGCCCAGCTAACCAAGTCCAACGCCCCCGTGCACATTGATGTGGGAGGACACATGTACACCAGCAGCCTGGCAACACTAACAAAGTACCCAGAGTCCAG AATCGGACGTCTCTTTGATGGTACAGAGCCCATAGTCCTGGACAGCCTGAAGCAGCACTACTTCATAGACAGGGATGGACACATGTTCCGCTACATCCTCAACTTCCTCAGGACGTCCAAGCTCCTCATCCCAGATGACTTCAAA GACTACAGCCTGTTGTACGAGGAGGCGCGCTACTTCCAGCTGCAGCCCATGCTGAGCGAGCTGGAGCGCTGGCGCTTGGACCGGGAGCAGGGCCGGGTGTCGCGGCCCTGCGAGTGCCTGGTGGTGCGCGTGGCGCCCGACCTGGGCGAGAGGATCACGCTGAGCGGCGACAAGGCCCTCATCGAGGACGTCTTCCCCGAGATCGGCGACGTCATGTGCAACTCGGTCAACGCTGGCTGGAACCACGATTCCACGCACGTCATTCGCTTTCCCCTCAACGGCTACTGCCATCTTAACTCCGTCCAG GTGTTGGAGCGCCTGCAGCAGCGTGGGTTTGAGATCGTGGGCTCCTGTGGTGGGGGCGTGGACTCGTCCCAGTTCAGCGAGTACGTCCTGAGGAGGGAACTGAGAAGGACGCCCCAGAGAGGAGGGCCCAACTCAAACAGAATAAAACAGGAGCAGCTGGACTAG